ACCGTATGAGGTTCCTTCACAGCCACGCCTGAGCCTTCGGTATATTTACCAAATCTCACTTCGACAGTTCTCTTTCCTCCCTCCCAATACATTTCACGGCCGATTTCATCAAACAATGCATCCGGTGTGAGTGTCGCCAACGCTTTTGCCCCGCGCAACACTCTTAAATCGTTGATCAGTTTCAAAGCCCCTGCTGTATCTCCGCCTCTCAACATTGCCTCAGCCTTAATAAGATAAACCTCCGCATAACGAAGCAAAATATATTTCCCGGTGCTCGAAGGGTGGTACTTAATGACCCGGATACCCTTTTCAGTAGCTGCGCCGGCTAATGGTACATCGCGGCTGAAAACCAATGGCTTTTTAGATCTTGTATCTACAATGTCTTTACCTGAATCGTCAACCTGTTGTCCGATCAAAAACCCATAGCCAATGCCTGAATACTGCTTTCCATTTCCCGCAGCTGGCCTCCCGATACGGGAATCTTCTTTGTCGAAAGTATCGTAAAAGTCTGCAAGGGTGGTAAACCCATTCCAGCCCGAAGGGTTCTGATTATAGTGAAGCGTCATGAACCAGCGGTTTTGTGGCGTTCCTTCAAGACTTACGAAAATAATTTCGGATGTGGCCTTTTCAGAGAAGTTATCAAAATAGTTCTTCTCAAGTGAATAACCGTCTTGCGTAACCGCATCTGCATACTGAGCTGCTTTGGTCATATCAGCTTTATCGAAAGTGTATGGCCCTTGTGGCTCGGTAGCTTTGTACACCGCCTTGTTGAGATATAGTCTTGCCAGAAGCGCATTAGCCGCTGCCTTCGATGCGGCACCATTCGTAGGCGCAGGACCGATTTTTCTCAAATTAGGAAGTGCTTCTTCCAGATCCTTCACGATATAATCAAATGCCTCGGACCGCGTCATTACTCTTGGGCTAATCTCATCCGACTCAGTCACCTCCCGGAAAGGAACCTGTCCCCAAAAGTCCATCACGTGAAACATATTGAATGCACGTAAGAACTTCGCTTCGGCGGCCTGAGCAGCAGATGGATTGGAAGCAATTATTTCGGTTGCCTTGTAAACGCGCTGATTCAATTGATTCCAAGTGTCGCGAACAGCAGAGTGGGTGGCATCCCATGTATGAGCGTCCAGCGTCCGCCAAACTCC
This Dyadobacter sp. UC 10 DNA region includes the following protein-coding sequences:
- a CDS encoding RagB/SusD family nutrient uptake outer membrane protein; amino-acid sequence: MKKYIFYIFTGLGLSTIGCTDLVVDEKDSVVQSTGSGFTPGDPAALLASAYKDLGAYTDQNNIYALGEHTAAEMFPPTRGVDWGDNGVWRTLDAHTWDATHSAVRDTWNQLNQRVYKATEIIASNPSAAQAAEAKFLRAFNMFHVMDFWGQVPFREVTESDEISPRVMTRSEAFDYIVKDLEEALPNLRKIGPAPTNGAASKAAANALLARLYLNKAVYKATEPQGPYTFDKADMTKAAQYADAVTQDGYSLEKNYFDNFSEKATSEIIFVSLEGTPQNRWFMTLHYNQNPSGWNGFTTLADFYDTFDKEDSRIGRPAAGNGKQYSGIGYGFLIGQQVDDSGKDIVDTRSKKPLVFSRDVPLAGAATEKGIRVIKYHPSSTGKYILLRYAEVYLIKAEAMLRGGDTAGALKLINDLRVLRGAKALATLTPDALFDEIGREMYWEGGKRTVEVRFGKYTEGSGVAVKEPHTVLFPIPSTAIVSNPNLTQNNGYN